A genomic segment from Candidatus Parvarchaeota archaeon encodes:
- a CDS encoding aspartate carbamoyltransferase regulatory subunit has translation MPLSVEKIENGTVIDHITAGCGPRVLEILGIKDGFAGKVALIMNVPSKKLGKKDIVKIEGKPIDEKTADRIALLCPQATLNIVKNSELSEKRTVRLPRAMQGVLKCPNPRCVTNFEKIATIFSTEKDGIRCGFCERVFGAQELA, from the coding sequence ATGCCGCTAAGCGTTGAAAAAATAGAAAACGGGACTGTGATAGACCACATTACTGCTGGCTGCGGCCCCAGGGTGCTTGAAATCCTTGGCATAAAGGACGGATTTGCAGGCAAGGTGGCCCTTATCATGAATGTGCCTAGCAAGAAGCTTGGGAAAAAGGATATTGTAAAGATTGAAGGCAAGCCCATTGACGAAAAAACAGCCGACAGGATTGCCCTTCTGTGCCCGCAGGCCACGCTAAACATAGTGAAGAACTCCGAGCTTTCGGAAAAGCGGACTGTGAGACTGCCAAGGGCCATGCAAGGTGTCCTCAAATGCCCCAACCCAAGGTGCGTCACCAATTTTGAGAAGATAGCAACAATTTTCAGCACGGAAAAAGACGGAATAAGGTGCGGGTTTTGCGAGCGCGTGTTTGGCGCGCAGGAGCTTGCTTGA
- the tmk gene encoding dTMP kinase — MIVVFEGIDGCGKQTQIDLLCSRLSEKGKSHQVFKFPTALARKAHEHLMGKKNVAQSELFKDFSKDIETHTSQLLAASKSSDFVLVDRYIYSTIAYQGGDMGFETACQKALALVLAKPDIVVFLKIEPALAAARKAAQKTPDVFEADLKFQTEVCERYKRLSLLSFHACKWLVVDASKPPPQVHGIIIKELLA; from the coding sequence ATGATTGTGGTCTTTGAAGGCATTGACGGGTGCGGCAAGCAGACGCAGATTGACCTGCTTTGCAGCCGGCTTTCAGAAAAGGGAAAGTCGCATCAGGTTTTCAAGTTCCCGACTGCTTTGGCAAGAAAGGCCCATGAGCACCTTATGGGGAAAAAGAACGTGGCGCAGTCGGAGCTATTCAAAGATTTCTCAAAAGATATAGAAACACACACAAGCCAGCTTTTGGCGGCAAGCAAATCATCTGATTTTGTGCTTGTTGACAGGTATATCTATTCCACCATTGCATACCAGGGTGGTGACATGGGCTTTGAGACAGCCTGCCAGAAGGCTTTGGCCCTTGTTCTTGCAAAGCCTGATATTGTCGTGTTCCTTAAAATCGAGCCGGCCCTTGCCGCAGCCAGAAAGGCGGCGCAAAAAACCCCTGATGTATTTGAGGCTGATTTGAAGTTCCAAACAGAAGTTTGCGAGAGATACAAGAGGCTTAGCCTGCTTTCGTTCCATGCTTGCAAGTGGCTTGTTGTTGACGCCTCAAAACCACCCCCCCAAGTCCATGGCATAATAATAAAAGAGCTGCTTGCATAA
- a CDS encoding MarC family protein produces MFQIAEFAKIFIALVLIMDPFTSLPVFIALTRKMNGKQRLGAATTAALVAGAALVAFVLAGQLVLGITIGDFRVASGVLLFLLAVQYALGIDFGEKNRKDLNLAVVIIAVPLITGPGAMTTAIIFASESGVPVVVAAIVAASAVCFGVLGLSGAISRLLGMRGIEIVSRITGVLWAALGVSFIRAGLGY; encoded by the coding sequence ATGTTCCAGATTGCGGAGTTTGCAAAAATATTCATAGCATTAGTGTTAATAATGGACCCCTTCACGTCCCTTCCCGTGTTCATTGCACTGACAAGGAAAATGAACGGAAAGCAGCGGCTTGGTGCGGCCACCACGGCCGCGCTTGTAGCTGGGGCTGCACTTGTCGCATTTGTGCTTGCAGGCCAGCTTGTGCTTGGAATAACAATTGGCGACTTTAGGGTAGCTAGCGGTGTGCTGCTGTTCCTTTTGGCTGTGCAATATGCCCTGGGCATTGATTTTGGGGAAAAGAACAGGAAGGACTTGAACCTTGCGGTTGTAATCATTGCAGTTCCGCTTATCACAGGGCCGGGGGCAATGACAACAGCGATTATATTTGCTTCTGAAAGCGGCGTGCCGGTGGTTGTTGCGGCCATAGTGGCTGCAAGTGCCGTCTGCTTTGGCGTGCTTGGGCTTTCAGGCGCAATCAGCAGGCTTCTTGGCATGAGAGGAATTGAAATAGTGTCTAGGATAACAGGTGTGCTTTGGGCGGCCCTTGGAGTAAGCTTCATTCGGGCCGGCCTGGGGTACTGA
- the pyrB gene encoding aspartate carbamoyltransferase, with product MNGLISIRDLDKSGIEDYFSLTEKMEKYLESGKRTLEGTVVATMFFESSTRTNMSFQTAAKRLGADVITFGAESSSSKKGETLVDTIKIIDGYADLLVMRHPLEGAARLADMVAAHPVINAGDGGNQHPTQTLIDLYTILKCKGKIGGLKVHLVGDLKYARTMRSLVYGLSMFNARMVLASPKGLEMDKSIIREAREKFDADIVEQNSVDLSDCDVLYVCRIQKERFADQYEAEKIQKEFRINEGYLENAKDGMIILHPLPKVDEIPEVVDESPMARYFQQAKYGVPVRMAVITKLLEKK from the coding sequence GTGAATGGCCTAATCTCAATTCGCGATCTTGATAAGAGCGGTATTGAGGACTATTTTTCGCTTACGGAAAAAATGGAAAAATACCTTGAATCCGGCAAGCGCACGCTTGAAGGCACAGTGGTCGCAACCATGTTTTTTGAAAGTTCCACAAGGACCAACATGTCCTTCCAGACTGCTGCAAAGAGGCTTGGGGCTGATGTCATAACCTTCGGCGCCGAGTCCAGCAGCTCGAAAAAAGGCGAGACGCTTGTTGACACGATTAAAATTATAGACGGATACGCAGATTTGCTTGTCATGCGCCATCCGCTTGAGGGCGCGGCAAGGCTGGCTGACATGGTGGCAGCCCACCCTGTCATCAACGCAGGCGACGGGGGGAACCAGCACCCGACCCAGACGCTCATTGACCTTTATACAATCCTAAAGTGCAAGGGAAAGATAGGCGGACTGAAAGTGCATCTGGTTGGAGACCTGAAGTATGCAAGAACCATGCGCTCCCTTGTATATGGCCTGTCAATGTTCAACGCGCGAATGGTACTGGCATCGCCAAAGGGGCTTGAGATGGACAAAAGCATCATTCGCGAGGCGCGGGAGAAATTTGACGCCGACATTGTGGAGCAAAACAGCGTCGATCTGTCGGACTGCGACGTGCTATACGTGTGCAGGATACAAAAGGAGAGGTTTGCCGACCAATACGAGGCTGAAAAAATCCAAAAGGAGTTCAGGATAAATGAGGGCTACCTTGAAAACGCAAAGGATGGCATGATAATTCTCCATCCGCTTCCAAAAGTTGATGAGATACCGGAAGTTGTTGACGAAAGCCCCATGGCAAGGTACTTCCAGCAGGCAAAATACGGGGTGCCTGTGAGGATGGCAGTGATAACAAAGCTTCTGGAAAAAAAATGA